A window of the Bradyrhizobium diazoefficiens genome harbors these coding sequences:
- a CDS encoding SpoVR family protein: MTERLFEGADWDFHTLQRITDACEEVALKDLGLDVYPNQIEVITAEQMLDAYSSVGMPLFYKHWSFGKHFAYHEASYRKGLMGLAYEIVINSSPCISYLMEENTATMQTLVIAHAAFGHNHFFKNNYLFKQWTDAEGILDYLDFAKNYVMQCEERYGRVEVERTLDAAHALMSHGIDRYPGKKKLDLREEEKRAGRRRQHEEEVFNDLWRTVPKGASKTRSAISLERRRKLLGLPQENLLYFLEKSAPRLAPWQRELLRIVRHIAQYFYPQSQTKVMNEGTATYVHYRIMTQLHQQGRISDGNFLEFLGSHTNVVFQPEFDDQRFSGFNPYALGFAMMQDIERIVTNPEDEDHEWFPDIAGKNDVMGVLRDVWANYRDESFIAQFLSPKLMRHFRMFHLHDDPEERAGIRVDAIHDDRGFRRVRRELARQHDVGYIDANIEVVDVDLSGDRRLILHHRVIKGSQLNETDAKRVLQHLADLWTYDVALIEVDAQDKVLREYVVSPRPITAAA; encoded by the coding sequence ATGACGGAACGCTTGTTCGAAGGCGCCGATTGGGATTTCCACACCTTGCAGCGCATCACCGATGCCTGCGAGGAGGTGGCGCTGAAGGATCTTGGACTCGACGTCTACCCGAACCAGATCGAGGTCATCACCGCCGAGCAGATGCTGGATGCCTATTCCTCCGTCGGCATGCCGCTGTTTTACAAGCACTGGTCGTTCGGCAAGCATTTCGCGTATCACGAGGCATCCTACCGCAAGGGCCTGATGGGCCTTGCCTATGAGATCGTGATCAATTCCTCGCCCTGCATCTCCTATCTCATGGAGGAGAATACGGCGACGATGCAGACGCTGGTGATCGCGCACGCCGCCTTCGGCCACAACCACTTCTTCAAGAACAATTATTTGTTCAAGCAGTGGACCGATGCGGAAGGCATCCTGGACTATCTGGATTTCGCCAAGAACTACGTCATGCAGTGCGAGGAGCGCTACGGCCGCGTCGAGGTTGAGCGCACGCTGGACGCTGCGCATGCGCTGATGTCGCACGGCATCGACCGCTATCCCGGCAAGAAGAAGCTGGATCTGCGCGAGGAGGAGAAGCGGGCAGGGCGCCGCCGCCAGCACGAGGAGGAAGTCTTCAACGATCTCTGGCGCACCGTGCCCAAGGGCGCCTCGAAGACCAGGTCCGCGATCTCGCTGGAACGGCGCCGCAAGCTGCTCGGCCTGCCGCAGGAAAACCTGCTCTATTTCCTGGAGAAGAGCGCGCCGAGGCTGGCGCCGTGGCAGCGTGAGCTGCTGCGCATCGTCCGACACATCGCGCAGTATTTCTATCCGCAGAGCCAGACCAAGGTGATGAACGAGGGGACGGCGACCTACGTCCACTATCGCATCATGACCCAGTTGCATCAGCAGGGCCGCATCAGCGACGGTAATTTCCTCGAATTCCTGGGGTCGCACACCAATGTGGTGTTCCAGCCCGAATTCGACGACCAGCGCTTCTCGGGCTTCAATCCCTATGCGCTCGGCTTCGCCATGATGCAGGACATCGAGCGCATCGTCACCAATCCGGAAGACGAAGACCACGAGTGGTTTCCCGATATCGCCGGCAAGAACGATGTGATGGGCGTGCTGCGCGACGTCTGGGCCAACTACCGCGATGAAAGTTTCATCGCCCAGTTCCTGAGCCCGAAACTGATGCGGCACTTCCGCATGTTCCACCTCCACGACGACCCCGAGGAGCGCGCGGGCATCCGGGTCGACGCCATCCACGACGATCGCGGCTTCCGCCGCGTCCGGCGCGAGCTGGCGCGGCAGCACGACGTCGGCTACATCGACGCCAATATCGAGGTGGTCGATGTCGACCTGTCCGGCGACCGCCGGCTGATCCTGCATCACCGTGTCATCAAAGGCTCGCAGCTCAACGAGACCGACGCCAAGCGGGTGCTCCAGCATCTGGCCGATCTCTGGACCTATGACGTCGCGCTGATCGAGGTCGATGCCCAGGACAAGGTGCTGCGCGAATACGTCGTCAGCCCGCGTCCGATCACGGCGGCGGCGTAA
- a CDS encoding YeaH/YhbH family protein, protein MHIIDRRLNPGGKSLENRQRFLRRAKSLVQGAVKKTSQERDIKDVLEGGEVTIPLDGMHEPRFRREGGTRDMVLPGNKKFVEGDYLQRSGQGSAKDSGPGEGDSEDAFRFVLSRDEFVDLFLDDLELPDLAKRKIAQTESEGIQRAGYTTSGSPANISVSRTVKLALARRIALKRPSKEEIEELEAAIAACTDEDERVELVARLEKLKAKTKRIPFIDPLDIRYRAYEKVPRPVAQAVMFCLMDVSGSMSEHMKDLAKRFYMLLYVFLKRRYKHVEIVFIRHTDRAEEVDEQTFFYGPASGGTLVSSALQAMNEIVRERFNPSDWNIYAAQASDGDNSYSDGELTGLLLTEKILPICQFFAYLEVGEAGGSAFDLSDSSLWTLYDRLRSSGAPLSMRKVSERSEIFPVFHDLFQRRETSQEKAAP, encoded by the coding sequence ATTCACATTATTGACAGGCGCCTGAATCCAGGCGGCAAGAGTCTTGAGAACCGCCAGCGGTTCTTGCGTCGGGCCAAATCCCTGGTGCAGGGCGCCGTCAAGAAGACCTCGCAGGAACGCGACATCAAGGACGTTCTGGAGGGTGGTGAGGTCACGATACCGCTGGACGGCATGCACGAGCCGCGGTTCCGGCGTGAAGGCGGAACGCGCGACATGGTGCTGCCCGGCAACAAGAAGTTCGTCGAGGGCGACTATCTCCAGCGCTCCGGCCAGGGCAGCGCCAAGGATTCCGGTCCCGGCGAAGGCGACAGCGAGGACGCCTTCCGCTTCGTGCTCAGCCGCGACGAATTCGTCGATCTCTTCCTCGACGATCTCGAGCTGCCCGATCTCGCCAAGCGCAAGATCGCGCAGACCGAGAGCGAAGGCATCCAGCGCGCCGGCTACACAACATCAGGCTCGCCCGCCAACATCTCGGTCAGCCGCACCGTGAAGCTCGCGCTCGCCCGCCGCATCGCGCTCAAGCGTCCCAGCAAGGAGGAGATTGAAGAGCTGGAAGCCGCGATCGCTGCCTGCACCGACGAGGACGAACGTGTGGAGCTTGTCGCCCGGCTCGAGAAGCTGAAGGCGAAGACGAAGCGCATTCCGTTCATCGATCCGCTCGACATCCGCTATCGCGCCTACGAGAAGGTGCCGCGGCCGGTGGCGCAGGCCGTGATGTTCTGCCTGATGGACGTCTCCGGCTCGATGTCCGAGCACATGAAGGATCTGGCGAAACGCTTCTACATGCTGCTCTACGTGTTCCTGAAGCGGCGCTACAAGCATGTCGAGATCGTCTTCATCCGCCACACCGACCGCGCCGAGGAGGTCGACGAGCAGACCTTCTTCTACGGCCCGGCCTCCGGCGGCACGCTGGTCTCCAGCGCGCTGCAGGCGATGAACGAGATCGTGCGCGAGCGCTTCAATCCGTCGGACTGGAACATCTACGCAGCCCAGGCCTCCGACGGCGACAATTCCTATTCCGACGGCGAGCTCACCGGCCTGCTGCTGACCGAAAAAATCCTGCCGATCTGCCAGTTCTTCGCCTATCTCGAGGTCGGGGAAGCAGGCGGCAGCGCCTTCGATCTCTCCGATTCCTCGCTCTGGACCCTTTACGATCGCCTGCGCAGCAGCGGCGCACCGCTCTCGATGCGCAAGGTCAGCGAGCGCAGCGAGATCTTTCCGGTGTTCCACGACCTGTTCCAGCGCCGCGAAACATCTCAGGAGAAAGCCGCTCCATGA
- a CDS encoding PrkA family serine protein kinase, protein MYNDSLFNAFARSFEARSQHDMSMAEYLESCRSDPMKYANAAERLLAAIGEPQTIDTAKDPRLGRIFLNRTIRTYPAFAGFYGMEETIERIVGFFRHAAQGLEERKQILYLLGPVGGGKSSLAERLKSLMEVQPIYVLKAGDELSPVFESPLSLFDPDHLGPMLEEKYGIPRRRLTGLMSPWCYKRLEAFGGDISQFRVAKIQPSRLRQIAVSKTEPGDENNQDISSLVGKVDIRKLETYAQNDPDAYSYSGGLNRANQGILEFVEMFKAPIKMLHPLLTATQEGNYIGTENIGAIPFTGTILAHSNEAEWASFKSNKNNEAFIDRICVIKVPYCLRVTEEQKIYEKLIQGSELAAAPCAPSTLETLARFSVMSRLRKHENSTLFGKMRVYDGESLKESDPKARSVQEYRDAAGVDEGMDGVSTRFAFKILAATFNHDPQEVAADAVHLMYALEQSIRREQLPEEVEKRYLEFIKADLAPRYAEFIGNEIQKAYLESYSDYGQNLFDRYVDYADAWIEDQDFKDPDTGQLLDRELLNQELTKIEKPAGIANPKDFRNEVVKFSLRSRAQNGGKNPTWTSYEKIRDVIEKRIFSQVEDLLPVISFGSKKDGETEKKHGEFVARMVERGYTERQVRRLVEWYMRVKQAG, encoded by the coding sequence ATGTACAACGATTCTCTATTCAACGCTTTCGCTCGGTCGTTCGAGGCGAGAAGCCAGCACGACATGTCGATGGCGGAATATCTGGAATCGTGTCGAAGCGATCCCATGAAATACGCGAATGCGGCCGAACGGTTACTAGCGGCGATCGGCGAGCCCCAGACGATTGACACGGCCAAGGACCCACGCCTTGGCCGTATCTTTTTGAACCGCACGATCCGCACCTATCCGGCCTTCGCCGGCTTCTACGGCATGGAAGAAACCATCGAGCGGATCGTCGGTTTCTTCCGCCATGCGGCGCAAGGTCTCGAAGAGCGCAAGCAGATCCTCTATCTGCTCGGCCCAGTCGGCGGCGGCAAATCCTCGCTCGCCGAGCGCTTGAAGTCGCTGATGGAAGTGCAGCCGATCTACGTGCTCAAGGCCGGCGATGAACTCTCGCCTGTGTTCGAAAGCCCGCTCAGCCTGTTCGATCCCGATCATCTCGGGCCGATGCTGGAAGAGAAGTATGGCATTCCGCGCCGGCGCCTCACCGGCCTGATGAGCCCGTGGTGCTACAAGCGGCTCGAGGCCTTCGGCGGCGACATTTCCCAATTTCGTGTCGCAAAGATCCAGCCGTCGCGGCTGCGCCAGATCGCGGTCTCAAAGACCGAGCCTGGTGACGAGAACAACCAGGACATCTCCTCGCTGGTCGGCAAGGTCGACATCCGCAAGCTCGAGACCTACGCGCAGAACGATCCCGACGCCTACAGCTATTCCGGCGGTCTCAACCGCGCCAACCAGGGCATCCTCGAATTCGTCGAGATGTTCAAGGCGCCAATCAAGATGCTGCACCCGCTGCTGACGGCGACGCAGGAAGGCAATTATATCGGCACCGAGAATATCGGCGCGATCCCCTTCACCGGCACCATCCTCGCGCACTCCAACGAAGCCGAGTGGGCGAGCTTCAAGTCGAACAAGAACAACGAGGCCTTCATCGACCGCATCTGTGTCATTAAGGTGCCGTACTGCCTGCGGGTCACCGAGGAGCAGAAGATCTACGAGAAGTTGATCCAGGGCTCCGAGCTCGCGGCCGCACCTTGCGCACCTTCGACGCTGGAGACGCTGGCGCGGTTCTCGGTGATGTCGCGCCTGCGCAAGCACGAGAACTCGACGCTGTTCGGCAAGATGCGGGTCTATGACGGCGAGAGCCTGAAGGAATCCGATCCCAAGGCGCGCAGCGTCCAGGAATATCGCGATGCCGCCGGCGTCGACGAAGGCATGGACGGTGTCTCCACCCGCTTCGCCTTCAAGATCCTGGCCGCGACCTTCAACCACGATCCGCAGGAGGTCGCCGCCGACGCCGTGCATCTGATGTACGCGCTGGAGCAGTCGATCCGCCGCGAGCAGCTGCCCGAGGAAGTCGAGAAGCGCTATCTCGAATTCATCAAGGCTGATCTGGCACCGCGTTATGCCGAGTTCATCGGCAACGAGATCCAGAAGGCCTATCTCGAATCCTACTCGGATTACGGCCAGAACCTGTTCGACCGTTACGTCGATTACGCTGACGCCTGGATCGAAGACCAGGACTTCAAGGATCCCGACACCGGCCAGCTGCTGGATCGCGAACTCTTGAACCAGGAATTGACGAAAATCGAGAAGCCGGCCGGCATCGCCAACCCCAAGGACTTCCGGAACGAGGTGGTCAAATTCTCGTTACGGTCCCGGGCCCAGAACGGCGGCAAGAATCCGACCTGGACCTCCTACGAGAAGATTCGCGATGTCATCGAAAAGCGGATATTCTCTCAGGTCGAGGACCTGCTTCCGGTCATCTCGTTCGGGTCGAAGAAGGACGGCGAGACGGAGAAGAAGCACGGCGAGTTCGTCGCACGCATGGTGGAGCGCGGCTACACCGAGCGTCAGGTTCGCCGGCTGGTCGAATGGTACATGCGCGTGAAGCAAGCCGGTTGA
- a CDS encoding bifunctional transaldolase/phosoglucose isomerase codes for MNPVKELEKHGQAVWLDFLARGFIAKGDLKRLIDTDGLKGVTSNPSIFEKAIGSSDEYDGSIGKALKRGDRTVADLFEAVAVEDIQNAADVLRPVYDRLKGHDGYVSLEVSPYLAMDTAGTVAEARRLWKDVNRKNLMVKVPATREGLPAIEQLTGDGISINITLLFSKAVYLEVAEAYLAGLEKYVAGGGDPSHVSSVASFFVSRIDSMVDKQLDEKIARANDPSEKERLAALKGKVAIANAKVAYQDYKRLFAGPRWDKLAAKGAKPQRMLWASTGTKNKDYSDVLYVEELIGPNTINTMPPATLDAFRDHGKLRDSLEDNIDDAHRVLEELERSGVSLDAITEELVKDGVKQFADAADKLYGAVAHKRATVLGPAIDRQQLSLGDGLGKAVAKSTEEWRASAKIRRLWQRDKSVWTGTDEDKWLGWLDSAAKADVADYEDYANRVKGQKFSDAVVLGMGGSSLGPEVLAETFARKAGFPKLHVLDSTDPAQVRAMEAKIDIANTVFIVSSKSGGTTEPNAMKDYFHQRVAQALGPKAKTGFRFIAVTDPGSSLEKAAKKLNYARVFHGEPSIGGRYSVLSPFGLVPAATAGIDVKTFIKHALSMARSCGPDVPPAENPGVQLGLAMGLAGLEGRDKVTILSSKKIADFGAWAEQLIAESTGKEGKGLIPIAGEPLGASSLYGNDRFFIDIRTEGETDAAHDSALAGIEAAGHPVVRIVMKSIDHLGQEFFRFEMATAVAGSILGINPFDQPDVEAAKIKTRELTSAYEKTGALPAEEPVVSTAEFDLYTNDTNAAALRTMGANGDLTSWLRAHITRSRRGDYFALLGYIARDKATIEALQEMRTAVLEKRHLATAAEFGPRFLHSTGQAYKGGPDSGVFLQITADDAKDLAVPGQKASFGVIKAAQARGDFDVLTERGRRALRVHLKGPLKKGLAALNAALTDALN; via the coding sequence ATGAATCCCGTCAAAGAACTGGAAAAGCACGGACAAGCCGTCTGGCTGGACTTCCTCGCCCGTGGCTTCATCGCCAAAGGCGACTTGAAGCGGCTGATCGACACCGACGGCCTCAAGGGCGTCACCTCCAATCCGTCGATCTTCGAGAAGGCGATCGGCAGCTCGGACGAATACGACGGCTCGATCGGCAAGGCGCTGAAGCGCGGCGACCGGACCGTGGCCGATTTGTTCGAGGCAGTCGCCGTCGAGGATATCCAGAATGCCGCCGACGTGCTGCGCCCGGTCTATGACCGCCTCAAGGGCCATGACGGCTATGTCAGCCTCGAGGTCTCGCCCTATCTGGCGATGGACACCGCCGGCACGGTCGCCGAAGCGCGGCGGCTCTGGAAGGACGTCAACCGCAAGAACCTGATGGTGAAGGTGCCGGCGACGCGGGAAGGCCTGCCGGCGATCGAGCAGCTCACCGGCGACGGCATCAGCATCAACATCACGCTGTTGTTCTCGAAGGCGGTCTATCTGGAGGTCGCCGAGGCCTATCTCGCCGGTCTTGAAAAATACGTCGCCGGCGGCGGCGATCCGTCGCATGTCTCGAGCGTGGCGAGCTTCTTCGTCAGCCGCATCGATTCGATGGTCGACAAGCAGCTCGACGAGAAGATCGCACGCGCCAACGATCCATCCGAGAAGGAGCGGCTTGCCGCACTCAAGGGCAAGGTCGCGATCGCCAACGCCAAGGTCGCCTACCAGGATTACAAGCGCCTGTTCGCAGGTCCCCGCTGGGACAAGCTCGCCGCCAAGGGCGCCAAGCCGCAGCGCATGCTGTGGGCCTCGACCGGCACCAAGAACAAGGACTACAGCGACGTTCTCTATGTCGAGGAGCTGATCGGCCCTAACACCATCAACACCATGCCGCCGGCGACGCTGGATGCGTTCCGCGACCACGGCAAGCTGCGCGACAGCCTTGAAGACAACATCGATGACGCGCACCGGGTGCTGGAAGAGCTGGAGCGCTCGGGCGTCTCGCTCGATGCGATCACCGAGGAGCTCGTCAAGGACGGCGTCAAGCAGTTCGCCGATGCCGCCGACAAGCTCTATGGCGCGGTCGCCCACAAGCGCGCAACCGTACTCGGACCCGCGATCGACCGCCAGCAGCTCTCGCTCGGTGACGGCCTCGGCAAGGCCGTGGCCAAAAGCACCGAGGAATGGCGCGCATCGGCCAAGATCCGCAGGCTGTGGCAGCGCGACAAGTCGGTCTGGACCGGGACGGACGAGGACAAATGGCTCGGCTGGCTCGACAGCGCGGCAAAAGCCGACGTCGCCGACTATGAGGACTATGCCAACCGCGTGAAGGGCCAGAAATTCTCCGACGCCGTCGTGCTCGGCATGGGCGGATCGAGCTTGGGCCCGGAGGTGCTGGCCGAGACCTTTGCAAGGAAGGCGGGCTTCCCGAAGCTGCACGTGCTGGATTCCACCGATCCGGCGCAGGTGCGGGCGATGGAGGCCAAGATCGACATCGCCAACACCGTGTTCATCGTCTCCAGCAAGTCCGGCGGCACCACCGAGCCGAACGCGATGAAGGATTATTTCCATCAGCGCGTGGCGCAGGCGCTCGGCCCGAAGGCCAAGACCGGCTTCCGCTTCATCGCGGTGACCGATCCCGGCTCCTCGCTGGAGAAGGCGGCGAAGAAGCTGAACTATGCCCGTGTCTTCCATGGCGAGCCCTCGATCGGCGGCCGCTATTCGGTGCTGTCGCCGTTCGGCCTGGTGCCGGCGGCCACGGCCGGCATCGACGTCAAGACCTTCATCAAGCACGCGCTCTCGATGGCGCGCTCCTGCGGACCGGACGTGCCGCCAGCTGAGAACCCGGGCGTGCAGCTCGGCCTCGCCATGGGCCTTGCGGGCCTGGAAGGCCGCGACAAAGTGACGATCCTGTCATCGAAGAAGATCGCCGATTTCGGCGCCTGGGCCGAACAGCTCATTGCGGAATCGACCGGCAAGGAGGGCAAGGGTCTGATCCCGATCGCCGGCGAACCACTGGGCGCGTCCTCGCTCTACGGCAACGATCGCTTCTTCATCGACATCCGCACCGAGGGCGAGACAGACGCCGCACACGATTCGGCGCTTGCCGGGATCGAAGCGGCCGGCCATCCCGTCGTGCGCATCGTCATGAAGTCGATCGATCATCTCGGCCAGGAATTCTTCCGCTTCGAGATGGCGACCGCGGTGGCGGGCTCGATCCTCGGCATCAACCCGTTCGACCAGCCCGACGTCGAAGCGGCGAAGATCAAGACCCGCGAGCTGACGTCCGCGTATGAGAAGACCGGCGCGCTGCCGGCCGAAGAGCCCGTGGTCAGCACCGCGGAGTTCGACCTCTACACCAACGACACCAACGCCGCCGCGTTGCGCACGATGGGAGCCAATGGCGACCTCACCTCCTGGCTCAGGGCACATATCACGCGCTCGCGGCGCGGCGACTATTTTGCCCTGCTTGGCTACATCGCGCGCGACAAGGCGACGATCGAGGCGCTGCAGGAGATGCGAACCGCCGTGCTCGAGAAGCGACATCTGGCGACCGCCGCCGAATTTGGCCCGCGCTTCCTGCACTCCACGGGACAGGCCTACAAGGGCGGGCCCGACAGCGGCGTGTTCCTCCAGATCACCGCTGACGATGCCAAGGACCTGGCCGTGCCGGGCCAGAAGGCGAGCTTCGGCGTGATCAAGGCGGCGCAGGCGCGCGGCGATTTCGACGTGCTCACCGAGCGCGGCCGGCGCGCGCTCCGGGTGCACTTGAAGGGTCCGCTCAAGAAGGGTCTCGCGGCGCTCAATGCGGCGCTCACTGACGCGCTGAATTAA
- the gnd gene encoding phosphogluconate dehydrogenase (NAD(+)-dependent, decarboxylating) gives MQLGMIGLGRMGGNIVRRLMRHGHSTVVYDKDAKAVAGLAADGAVGSATLEEFISKLERPRTAWVMLPAGRITEQTIDTIAGVMQDGDVVIDGGNAFWQDDVRRGKALKARGIHYVDVGTSGGVWGLDRGYCMMIGGENPVVDRLDPIFAALAPGAGDIPRTEGRDGRDPRIEQGYIHAGPVGAGHFVKMIHNGIEYGLMQAYAEGFDILKNANIDALPADHRYDFDLADIAEVWRRGSVIPSWLLDLTSTALADSPQLAEYSGFVEDSGEGRWTVNAAIDEAVPAEVLTAALYTRFRSRKEHTFAEKILSAMRAGFGGHKEPKQPDASKPK, from the coding sequence ATGCAACTCGGCATGATCGGCCTCGGCCGGATGGGCGGCAACATCGTTCGCCGGCTGATGCGCCACGGCCATTCGACCGTGGTCTATGACAAGGACGCCAAGGCCGTCGCTGGTCTCGCCGCGGACGGCGCAGTCGGCTCGGCGACACTCGAGGAGTTCATCTCGAAACTGGAGCGGCCGCGCACGGCCTGGGTGATGCTGCCTGCCGGCCGCATCACCGAGCAAACCATCGATACGATCGCGGGCGTGATGCAGGACGGCGACGTCGTCATCGACGGCGGCAACGCTTTTTGGCAGGACGACGTCCGGCGCGGCAAGGCGCTGAAGGCGCGCGGCATCCACTATGTCGACGTCGGCACCTCCGGCGGCGTCTGGGGGCTCGACCGCGGCTACTGCATGATGATCGGTGGCGAGAATCCGGTGGTCGACCGGCTCGATCCGATCTTCGCGGCCCTTGCGCCCGGCGCCGGCGATATTCCGCGCACCGAAGGACGTGATGGACGTGATCCGCGCATTGAGCAGGGCTACATCCACGCCGGCCCGGTCGGCGCAGGCCATTTCGTCAAGATGATCCACAACGGCATCGAATACGGCCTGATGCAGGCCTATGCCGAAGGGTTCGACATTCTCAAGAACGCCAATATCGATGCGCTGCCCGCAGATCATCGCTACGATTTCGACCTCGCCGACATCGCCGAAGTCTGGCGGCGCGGCAGCGTGATCCCGTCCTGGCTGCTCGATCTCACCTCGACCGCACTCGCCGACAGCCCGCAACTGGCGGAGTATTCCGGCTTCGTCGAGGATTCCGGCGAGGGACGCTGGACCGTGAATGCGGCGATCGACGAAGCCGTGCCGGCCGAAGTTTTGACCGCGGCGCTCTACACACGTTTCCGTTCCCGCAAGGAACACACCTTCGCCGAAAAAATTCTCTCGGCGATGCGCGCGGGGTTCGGAGGACACAAGGAGCCGAAGCAGCCGGACGCTTCGAAGCCCAAATAA
- the zwf gene encoding glucose-6-phosphate dehydrogenase, with amino-acid sequence MTKDPQSKRKPENCAFVIFGVTGDLTHRLVMPSLYNLAAEHLLPEKFCVVGVARKGQSDDELHDSLLKGLKQFATRPVDDDIAERLLQCLTFVEADPKDPPSFDRLREHLDSLECAQDTGGNRLFYLATPPAAFAPTARELGRTGMMKENGAWRRLVIEKPFGTDLASAKALNAELLKIMEEHQIYRIDHYLGKETVQNILVLRFANGMFEPIWNRNHIDHIQITVEEKLGVGHRGGFYDATGALRDMVPNHLFQLMSLIAMEPPARFDAHSVRSEKAEVLTAIQQPNQEEALRNSVRAQYLAGRIGDDEITDYRKTEDVKPGSTTETFVALKLMIDNWRWAGVPFYLRTGKALGHKRTEVAIKFKQAPLSMFSGTDVDRLSQNFLTIGIAPTETIELQFNAKIPGPSITIDGVEMKFKYGDYFRADPSTGYETLIYDCMIGDNILFQRADGIEAGWQAVQPFLDAWKTAGTNGIETYDAGSDGPACADELLRRDGRSWRKFS; translated from the coding sequence GTGACAAAAGATCCGCAGTCCAAGCGCAAGCCGGAAAATTGCGCCTTCGTCATTTTCGGCGTCACCGGCGACCTCACGCACCGTCTCGTGATGCCGTCTCTGTACAATCTGGCCGCCGAGCACCTGCTGCCGGAAAAGTTCTGCGTCGTCGGCGTGGCCCGCAAGGGCCAGTCCGATGACGAATTGCATGACAGCCTGTTGAAGGGCCTGAAGCAATTCGCAACGCGGCCCGTGGACGACGATATCGCCGAGAGGCTGCTGCAATGTCTCACCTTCGTCGAAGCCGATCCGAAGGACCCGCCCTCGTTCGATCGCTTGCGCGAGCATCTGGATTCGCTGGAATGCGCGCAGGACACCGGCGGCAACCGGCTGTTCTATCTGGCGACCCCGCCTGCCGCGTTCGCACCGACCGCCCGCGAGCTCGGCCGCACCGGCATGATGAAGGAGAACGGCGCCTGGCGGCGGCTGGTGATCGAAAAGCCGTTCGGTACCGATCTCGCATCAGCCAAGGCGCTGAATGCCGAGCTCCTGAAGATCATGGAGGAGCACCAGATCTACCGGATCGATCATTATCTCGGCAAGGAGACGGTGCAGAACATTCTGGTGCTGCGCTTCGCCAACGGCATGTTCGAGCCGATCTGGAATCGCAACCATATCGACCACATCCAGATCACCGTCGAAGAGAAGCTCGGCGTCGGCCACCGCGGCGGGTTCTACGACGCCACCGGCGCGCTGCGCGACATGGTGCCGAACCATCTGTTCCAGTTGATGTCGCTGATCGCGATGGAGCCGCCGGCGCGCTTCGACGCGCATTCCGTCCGCTCCGAGAAGGCCGAGGTGCTGACCGCGATCCAGCAGCCGAACCAGGAGGAAGCGCTGAGAAACTCAGTGCGCGCGCAATATCTCGCGGGCCGGATCGGCGACGACGAGATCACTGACTATCGCAAGACCGAGGACGTCAAGCCCGGCAGCACCACCGAGACCTTTGTCGCGCTGAAGTTGATGATCGACAATTGGCGCTGGGCCGGCGTGCCGTTCTATCTCCGTACCGGCAAGGCGCTCGGTCACAAGCGCACCGAAGTCGCGATCAAGTTCAAGCAGGCGCCGCTGTCGATGTTCTCGGGCACCGACGTCGATCGCTTGTCGCAGAACTTCCTGACCATCGGCATTGCGCCGACCGAGACGATCGAGCTTCAGTTCAACGCCAAGATCCCGGGACCGAGCATCACCATCGACGGCGTCGAGATGAAGTTCAAGTACGGCGACTATTTCCGGGCCGATCCCTCCACCGGCTACGAGACGCTGATCTACGACTGCATGATCGGCGACAACATCCTGTTCCAGCGCGCCGACGGCATCGAGGCCGGATGGCAGGCGGTGCAGCCGTTCCTGGATGCCTGGAAGACCGCAGGCACCAACGGCATCGAAACCTATGATGCCGGTAGCGACGGCCCGGCCTGCGCCGATGAGCTGCTGCGGCGCGACGGCCGCAGCTGGCGGAAGTTTTCGTGA
- the pgl gene encoding 6-phosphogluconolactonase produces MAAADQPKLIVVADTEALARTAAERVMARIAANPGRIAICLTGGSSPKKLYQLLGSDARRSKIPWDRVHWFIGDERFVPDSDALNNMAVARATFLDRNAPAGHIHPIPTRVDNPDRSAEAYAHELQAFYGAESLDPARPLFDLVLMGAGPDGHTASLFPGYPATEETARWVVGVPKANVAPFVPRVSLTLPALASCYEMLFEIAGHDKQPILTRLLNGETLPAVRARSNGETVWLIDQAALPEGIRGGR; encoded by the coding sequence ATGGCCGCGGCCGACCAGCCGAAGCTGATTGTCGTCGCTGACACTGAGGCGCTGGCGCGAACCGCGGCCGAACGAGTGATGGCGCGGATTGCGGCCAATCCCGGCCGCATCGCGATCTGCCTGACCGGCGGCTCGAGCCCGAAGAAGCTCTATCAGCTGCTCGGCAGCGACGCCAGGCGCAGCAAAATCCCGTGGGATCGCGTGCACTGGTTCATTGGCGACGAGCGTTTTGTCCCCGACAGCGATGCCCTCAACAACATGGCGGTCGCGCGCGCGACGTTTCTCGATCGCAACGCGCCCGCCGGCCATATCCACCCGATTCCAACCAGGGTTGATAATCCGGACCGGAGCGCCGAGGCCTATGCGCACGAACTGCAGGCCTTCTACGGTGCTGAAAGCCTCGATCCGGCGCGGCCGCTGTTCGATCTCGTCCTGATGGGCGCGGGCCCTGACGGCCACACCGCCTCGCTGTTTCCCGGCTATCCCGCCACCGAGGAGACCGCGCGCTGGGTCGTCGGCGTGCCAAAGGCCAATGTCGCGCCGTTCGTGCCGCGGGTCTCGCTCACCCTGCCCGCGTTGGCGTCGTGCTACGAAATGCTGTTCGAGATCGCCGGGCATGACAAGCAACCGATCTTGACGCGCCTGCTCAATGGCGAGACTTTGCCGGCTGTACGCGCGCGCTCGAATGGTGAGACCGTCTGGCTGATCGACCAGGCCGCGCTTCCGGAGGGAATTCGTGGCGGGCGTTAA